TTGAAATAGTATGTCTTATTCAATTGGGACACAGCTATAAATAGTTGTCTGAATAATCTTACTGAAAGTGCTCATGTAGGTCTACAGGTAAGGAACATTTTAAATCTGTCTATCGTTGGCATACAGTAAAAACagctttaatgtaaaaataaaaactttaaatatatactatttgaaattcaaaaaaataaataacatgcaAGTACGTGGAACTGCAGCAGTACTTTGCCAATAAACTCAGACCTATAGGTACAGGTATGACTCCAGGTACACCGGAGCAAGTATTTACAGATTGGTGTTTAGAACAGAATAATAGCCAGgctaaacaggaaacatcataAGTCAAAGCTACAATATGGCCAGAATGGCTGTTAAAGTGTAGCTTAAAATAAGTCAGAGTCACGTCACTAACATGTTTCTCGGACGATCATGTTGCTGTTGCCACGCAACTGCACAAGCAAGTCTCTGAATCCACCCCTCTTCTTTGGTGTTTTCTGTTTGGGTGGGACCTCGCTTGGCTTGGTGGTTGTCAGCGTGACTGTGGAGGGAATCAAACCAACATTCAGATTTGTGTCCGCTTGATCGTCGACTTCTTGATCGCTACGACCCTCAAAACCCGAACTGCTACTGTGACCGCTGGTCGGGTGAAGACCGATCTCATTGGTACTGCTAATACTGATGTGTTGGCTGTGATGGTTGCTGTGGAGACGCTGCTGCTTAGTGGCGCAAGGATCCTGAGTtccatctctcttcctcttcctcctgtttTTCTTCACTGGCACTCTGACATGCCGTCTAAGgttcctgacacacacaaaaacgcaccacattcaattttatttcatttttttatgtaaacagGCTCATTGATCTGCTTCGCTAGGAAATGTGTTACGTGTACAGAAGCATTACCTCCGAAGGAAAGTGTGCGGCCTCGAGCAGGCTGATGATTCTCCCTCTCCCACACATTGTGCAGGTCGCTTTGCACCATTGTTGACCTTAAGTCTTTTCTTAACCAGTTGTACATGTAGCAAAAGCTTCCTGACAAAACAGAGAGGTGCAGACTGTTATAATGAGCTGaaagcaaaaacattttcatggcTACTGGTGTTCCACCTTAAAGCCAGTAACCACACATACAAGCAGCCTTACCCTCTTGCATTAGTCAGCCTCTTAGGTCTCCAATTCTTGATCAGGACCCACTGGTCACATGTCAGGGACTTGGGATCTGTAGAAAGAACCAGAAAGAGATGttgaacatgttagcatgcatcTGTGTACTGGATATAGACTGACCTGCCGAAtgatctctgtgtgttgctctcTAGTGACGCCTCCGTTAAGGCAATGCagaactgaactgaacacaTTACACTGACAGTGAAAGCAGAGATGTTTGGGTTGATCACGGTCAGCAGTGGCCTCATGTGACATATAAGTGTAGCCTGTGTGAATGCGGAAGTTCTTAAGTCTCAAAACACTAGTGTGAACTGGTAATGACAGGCTTTGGAAGGAAAAAACACtgatgtttttctctgtttaaaAGCGGTAGttgacacaaaatgaaaacaattctAAAAGTTATAGTCATTTAGTCATCATTCAAAATGCCAATACATACACTGTTcttatcagaatcagctttatcagccaagtatgtgtacacatacaaggaTTTTGACTCCCGtttaatacaatttaatttATACTTATACATCCGAGAGAGAAAGAACAAGAGAAAATAAGTCTCAAGAATTATTAGCAAGTGAAAATGGTAACAATGAGTTCCTACAGTAACCACATCATAACTTTTTATCCCGCTGACCACAAAAATGAGTCAAAAGGCACAATTGTTTTTGTATGTAGAagcaaatatttttaaatatctagATTGATGGGTAGCATGCCAGGAGGGAGGAAATGTGCTTTTTGTACTTTGTGTGTACTGAAACATTAATATAACTATTGTGGCTTTTACATCTGATCTTTTTCACAATACACGCATTTTTTCTGTGTACTAGTCTTTGCTGTAGCAATGGCCCAATTTCCCCCAAAACACATTGCATTGTTGCTGAAACAATGAATGAGTGCACTCACCGTTGTCTaggagtttgtttttaattggtGCTTTCATCTTCTTTGCCTTCTGGAAGAGATTCTGACAGTCTGAGCACAAGCCCTGCGAGGGCCTCGGTTTCTTGGGAGAGGCGTCACGTAGGAAGGAAGGACCAGAAGCTATGCTGCTGGTAACAGAGCAGCAGTCTTCATCTGACTCGTCCACTCCTTCATCAGTCACCTCGACAGACTTCCCTTCATACTCTGCGATATCTTTTTCATCATGTGTGCTGTTAATGATGTCGATGATGTCACGGTCCTTCTCCTCATCTCTATTGACTACGCTGTCGCCAGCTCCGATCTTCCTCAGGCCTGTCCTCTGTCTCTTACCCCTCAACTTGCGCTGGATAACTTCTTCATTTGGGCTGGGACTTCTCTGGGGGCTCTTCTTGGAGGCCTTTGGTAGTCTGGAGGGGCGTTGGCGATACATGGGTCTCTTCCACTTCAGACAATACTCAAATGAACTGTAAAAGAGAGCAACTGTCACTACATGTAATCAAGCACCTACAAAGTGTAATACATTTGTATGTGTTCACTACACAGCAAGTTTTCATGTGGTCTCACCTATAATATTCTATTCTTATGGATGATGAATTAATGAACTCCAAGCCCTCTACCTCAAACTCGCTTTCAGTCACAGGCCTGTAAAGACAACAAACTACTTTAATGACAGATAATCAAAACAGtggaagggggaaaaaatacaGCACAATATTAAAATGTGATCTTGATACTGTTTCAGCTTGATCTCAattgtcaagtcaattttatttatatagcccaaagTCACAAATCTGCCTTaaggggctttacaatctaTACAGCATTGTTACTTGCATCGTGTAAATATTGTAGctgactaacgttacgtcataTAACTAAAACTGTATTTTGCCTTAAGTTGAGCCCAAGAGAGCAAATAGTAATGTACGCCGAAGCACTAACGATACTTTTCTAAAGGTTTGCTGTGTCAATGAGTCTGTGGTCTAAAACTAGCTAGGTTTTTAACAGGGTCTCTCCAAAGGACAGGATCTCAAAAACAGGTAACGTTAATGATGGAGAGTCCGCCTTACGATGCCGACTCGAAAATGTCCCCATTCCATAAAATGCTACTTTCCTTAAGATCATTTTAGTATATTggctaagctagctagccaaACTAAAATACCGTAGACAACGCAGACTGAAGGCTTTCAGGGACGACACCGTCATCACTGAAGCTAGGCTATGCCTTTAAAACTTACTGCTCCTCAGACTGTTCACAGTTTACGTGATCTGGCATGTTCACGACTGTTTTACTGGCATATACAGCTACAACACAACGAGGCGCTTACTTGTTAACATACTGGCTAATCCCCTATTGAGCTCGCGGACCCGTGTTTTGTTGTGCTCACGGCTCGAGGACAAAAGTTGACACTAGCTTGAAGATGCGCGCGGCGGAAGATGCTGTGCCGAGTGCGGCTGCGTGTCGgttcattcttcttcttctactgccgttagaccaaaaaaagaaaaatggcgCGTTAACGCCACCACGCCAAGCTATGGATGTATTACCGGTATATTAAATCATCCTGAAGGGGAAAAACTAAgtcattgcacatttttggGACAATTTTACAGTCGaaacatcaaaaacacaccAGGCGGCCGAAATAAGAGTTAACACGTTAGGTGTAAAAGGGTTATAAGCGTTTGTATTATAGAAATTACCATATTCAAATTATatacaataattaaaaatgaaacagTTCTAATTAATTATTCGCTCTCATTCATGCCCTTGGCCTCTATGCCGTTGTGGTATTATGTAAGTTATTTGCGAATGTTTAGCTATTCATATTGTAATTAAGAGACTGTGTTAGCTTCATTCCCATTTTGGACAGATTCAACGCAAGTAACGTTAGAGACACCGTTATGTAAAGGTTATATAACAAATAGCCTAAATCAATAAAGTAAGCACATTTTTAATCCACTTTTTGTGTAACTGTGGCTGATGTTGTTATAAATGCTAACTGTAGCTTTCTTGTGATTGTGACGTTagaaaatatatcaaatatttTGTGTAGGAAGAGATTGCGGACCATCCAAATTAAATATTAGGCTACCTCTCTTTTACTGAAAGTCCCATATCAATGAAATTACCTCTAACTGCTAGCTGCCCAGACAGCAAGCCAACATTGAATAAATATTGATTTTCCATCTGAATCATCATTATGGTTGATATTGAAATttcaatgcaaaataaatgttgcatCACCATTACCATATCGATGAAACCTGACGTTATTAATGTTGATGGCAACAACATTGGAACAACATTGATCTATAGTTATCTTTATGATTGATTAAGCATTGATATTTGGTTTACCGGGCGATATTGCCAATGTGTTGAAAAGTCAATGATTTAGAGTTGACCGGGAAACGACCTGTTGTTGAAAAGCCATCGACATAGTTGACCGGGAAATATGATTGAAAATGCATTGATATATAGTTGACCGGGAAATATGATTGAAAAGCCATCGATCTTTGGTTGACCGTGAGATCATCAGGTGGTAGTACCATCTCATTTCTGGACTCTTGGGACCCATGCGATCAGGTAATCTTGCTTAATATGTAATGTTAAATATTAATGAATTGTACCAAATCAAATACTGTTACTCGTTAACATGATGGTTAGTGTCCATCATGCGTTTGGATTATGCAAAAGACaacttttaaaaatagctaatgttagctagcgttagctaacattagctagcgtAAGCTAGCAGTAACTAGTCTTAGAATATGATACAGATGAAGTTGGAAATGTTTTGGCAAGGAAATGATTGGATATGACTGAATTTCCATTTGTAGTTGCATTATAGCTTTTGGATTTTGCTGAGGACAACTTTTAGAATTAGGTCATgttagctaatgctagctgacgttagctagcgctagtcTTAGCataaaaatctattttgaaCTGATGTTTGGCAAGGATGTGACAGTATTTGTTGCTCTAATGGTGTTGTAATGTGTTTGTAGAGAGGAAAATCACCTGCAAGAGGGACTGAAGCAAGTAAAAAggtaacctgtgtgtgtgtgtgtgtgtgtgtgtgtgtgtgtgtgtgtgtgtgtgtgtgtgtgtgtcctggggGGGAGGCCTCAGAAATTTTCCTTATGAAAGGTGTTACTGCAAGCTGATCCTTTTTGCCTCCCTTTAATTCGAATAAACCCATGCACATATTCTTGGGCAATTTTGAAAAGTGATTTGAATGTAGGGAAAACATGATAGGCTAGCCTACAACACTGGACAAATTGCCTTATCCTAGGCCTAGGCTACTGAATTTGTTTCCAAGTGTGCATATGTGGGTGTTCTGTTTAACTTAAAGGCTCATTTTTTTCACCCAATTTACTTTTGCCCAGGCTGTGCAACAGTTGCTGCGCTATGCGCCAGACAGGGCAGGATGGACTGGACGACAAACCAGTCAGACGTGAGAGGACCATGAATTGTAAATATGCTAAAGAggacaaataatgaaataaaaggctaataaaatgaatttgttttttACCTTAAACAGTGTGGTGTGGTCAGTGTTTTAGGCTAGGCTATAGGCATACAAGCTTTCAAATGTTCCATCACTTTTTAACATCCTGGCTGTAGATAAAGCAGGACATTCATTACAGGCTATTTGATTTAGGGCATTACATTTTCGTATGCCTAGCAATACTTTTCTATGGCTTAACAATGATTGAAATTCCATTGAAATCACGTTGATCCTTAGTTAAGTTGAAATTTCAACATTGTTTCAATATTCCTGATAATTGAAATACCATTGAAATTCCGTTGATCTATGGACAGGATTTCAACGTTTCAATATTAAAATAGGGTGCAAAATGATGTAGAATCAACATCAGAGTTTGATGTTGATTCAATGACTCAATTTCAATGACTTTGCTATCTGGGTATAGGATTGCCATCGTTGCTCTGGTTAAAGAGAGgactttgaacacacacacactgttaattATCAGAGGAATTTTTACAACCCAGACAGCTTGGATCCATTAAGGCCAGGCATAGCTTACACAAGCATTCAAAGCAGATTTCcattttttgttgctttcccACACAATTTCCTGTGTGTTGGATTCAGTGAGCTGCAGACACAGGAAAGAGAACAATGTGGaaagcagcagtgtttgtgttcctGCTACTAAAGGTGGATATGCAGGTGAATGGTGCTGTAGATAAGACGAGGGGGTCTGTGGTAGAACACTACAGGACAGAGAAGAAGGTGAAGACAGAAGAGGCTGAAGCCAACAACACCATTCCTGCAAGTGACACTGCTTCTTCAGTTTTCTTGGGCAACTTGCTGGTAGTACCCATGGATGGGAGTCATTGGGTGGGTATAAAGGCCATTGCCCAAGAAATGGGTCGACGTGGACACCGGGTTACAGTGGTGATTCCAGAGATCAGCATACGGATGGGCCCAGGGAAACACTACGACACTGTGACCTATCCTGTTCCTTATGACAAGGCTCATATTGACTCTATCATGTCCTCAAACAAGGACATGATGCAAACATCTGCACATTCTTTCACAGAGAAGATAAGGAAAGGATTctcaaaaatccagaaaattacAGGCTTTATCCACACCACAGCAGAGAGCCTACTGTTCAATGTCAGTCTGATCTCACATCTGGCACAGCAGGTAAGTGCAAAGGATCAGGTGTAAAATCTAATAAATTCAATATAATAGCCTTGCACATTATACGGAATTTGTGAGGCATTTGTGTAGACTGTCTATACGTGTAAACTAACTTCTGGGGCTGCTGCTATATTGGATTGCATTATACTGTAAAGTGTTTGTGTCATCGTAGTGTATAACCCTATTGCGACTGTAAGCAGTCCAAAGAAGTGCTGCCGCGAGGGGCTAAACACTGAGAGATACACACTGTGACACGCTCCAGATTGTATTGCAATGACTTTATTCTTCttccacacgtaaaatacacttagcactgcagttaccaaattTAATTGTTACCTGGTGAGTAGAATAATTGCGTTAATGCAGCGTGAtgcggtcaacagaaagtgttcaTTCCCAGGCTCacccctctctgtcaaagcccaaaaaacccaggtgcacaggtgaagcaaacaaatagATTATCCCTTCCGCTCAAACCGCAATGAAAacgcccaccacctacaatatCAGTGCACAACACA
This is a stretch of genomic DNA from Sander vitreus isolate 19-12246 chromosome 12, sanVit1, whole genome shotgun sequence. It encodes these proteins:
- the LOC144526907 gene encoding uncharacterized protein LOC144526907 isoform X2 yields the protein MYRQRPSRLPKASKKSPQRSPSPNEEVIQRKLRGKRQRTGLRKIGAGDSVVNRDEEKDRDIIDIINSTHDEKDIAEYEGKSVEVTDEGVDESDEDCCSVTSSIASGPSFLRDASPKKPRPSQGLCSDCQNLFQKAKKMKAPIKNKLLDNDPKSLTCDQWVLIKNWRPKRLTNARGKLLLHVQLVKKRLKVNNGAKRPAQCVGEGESSACSRPHTFLRRNLRRHVRVPVKKNRRKRKRDGTQDPCATKQQRLHSNHHSQHISISSTNEIGLHPTSGHSSSSGFEGRSDQEVDDQADTNLNVGLIPSTVTLTTTKPSEVPPKQKTPKKRGGFRDLLVQLRGNSNMIVRETC
- the LOC144526907 gene encoding uncharacterized protein LOC144526907 isoform X1, which produces MPDHVNCEQSEEQPVTESEFEVEGLEFINSSSIRIEYYSSFEYCLKWKRPMYRQRPSRLPKASKKSPQRSPSPNEEVIQRKLRGKRQRTGLRKIGAGDSVVNRDEEKDRDIIDIINSTHDEKDIAEYEGKSVEVTDEGVDESDEDCCSVTSSIASGPSFLRDASPKKPRPSQGLCSDCQNLFQKAKKMKAPIKNKLLDNDPKSLTCDQWVLIKNWRPKRLTNARGKLLLHVQLVKKRLKVNNGAKRPAQCVGEGESSACSRPHTFLRRNLRRHVRVPVKKNRRKRKRDGTQDPCATKQQRLHSNHHSQHISISSTNEIGLHPTSGHSSSSGFEGRSDQEVDDQADTNLNVGLIPSTVTLTTTKPSEVPPKQKTPKKRGGFRDLLVQLRGNSNMIVRETC